A window of the Planctomycetia bacterium genome harbors these coding sequences:
- a CDS encoding hemin uptake protein HemP, with protein sequence MAARIINSKSLFGESRIIHIEHRGMIYRMSITNQNRLILQK encoded by the coding sequence ATGGCGGCGCGAATCATCAACTCCAAGAGCCTGTTCGGCGAGTCCCGAATCATCCACATCGAGCACCGCGGCATGATCTACCGCATGTCGATCACCAATCAAAACCGCCTCATCTTGCAGAAATGA
- a CDS encoding 50S ribosomal protein L25, whose protein sequence is MSEVFHVSLREETGSRNMHRLRRAGKVPAVLYGHGQPSMNLALGSDEVKALVRHGARVVDLEGAVAEKAFVRELQWDTFGREVLHLDLTRVSADERVTVEVQIELKGDAQGVKDGGVLDFQTHSVEIECLVVAIPEKLILRVGGLKLDAHLNADQIELPTGATLVTDAHTCIVSCAKPIDISETAAGDGAEPEVIGRKAGEEAADE, encoded by the coding sequence ATGTCGGAAGTGTTCCACGTCAGTCTGCGTGAAGAAACCGGTTCTCGTAACATGCATCGGCTTCGCCGCGCGGGCAAAGTCCCGGCGGTGCTATACGGTCACGGCCAGCCGAGCATGAATCTCGCGCTTGGGTCGGATGAGGTGAAGGCCCTGGTTCGCCACGGTGCCCGCGTCGTCGATCTCGAAGGAGCGGTCGCCGAGAAGGCGTTCGTTCGCGAACTGCAATGGGACACGTTCGGTCGCGAGGTCTTGCACCTCGACCTGACGCGCGTCTCGGCCGATGAGCGCGTGACGGTGGAAGTGCAGATCGAGCTCAAGGGGGATGCCCAGGGGGTGAAAGACGGCGGCGTGCTCGACTTCCAAACGCACAGCGTCGAAATCGAGTGCTTGGTCGTCGCGATTCCGGAGAAGCTCATTCTCCGCGTCGGCGGCCTGAAGCTCGACGCGCACCTCAATGCCGATCAAATCGAATTGCCGACCGGTGCGACGCTCGTGACCGATGCCCATACTTGCATCGTTTCCTGTGCGAAGCCGATCGACATCAGTGAAACGGCTGCCGGCGACGGCGCCGAACCGGAAGTGATCGGTCGTAAGGCCGGTGAAGAAGCTGCCGACGAATAA
- the pth gene encoding aminoacyl-tRNA hydrolase, translating into MKLIVGLGNPGKKYEGTRHNVGFDVLAALARRNGAAGVKSAFQGETTDILVGGSERTMLLWPHTFMNRSGSSVVGARDFYKLTNADLLVVCDDLNLPLGKLRVRAKGSSGGQKGLEDTIRCVGGDGFARLRVGIGSPADLHAEMDAADFVLGKFAKAERTEMEIAVTLAAEAAEVWVREGIAACMNRYN; encoded by the coding sequence ATGAAGCTGATCGTCGGCTTGGGAAACCCCGGCAAGAAGTACGAAGGAACGCGTCACAACGTCGGGTTCGACGTTCTGGCGGCTCTGGCCCGGCGCAACGGCGCCGCCGGAGTCAAGTCGGCGTTCCAGGGAGAGACGACGGACATATTGGTGGGTGGAAGTGAGCGGACCATGTTGCTCTGGCCTCACACGTTCATGAACCGGAGTGGTTCGAGCGTCGTAGGGGCTCGCGACTTTTACAAGCTCACGAACGCCGACTTGCTCGTGGTGTGCGACGATCTGAATCTTCCCCTGGGAAAGCTTCGGGTTCGAGCCAAGGGCTCATCAGGTGGTCAGAAGGGGTTGGAAGACACGATTCGGTGCGTCGGGGGAGACGGCTTTGCGAGGTTGCGAGTCGGCATCGGATCGCCCGCCGACCTGCATGCGGAGATGGACGCGGCCGATTTCGTGCTCGGTAAGTTCGCTAAGGCGGAACGAACCGAGATGGAGATCGCCGTGACGCTGGCTGCCGAGGCCGCCGAGGTTTGGGTTCGCGAAGGGATCGCTGCGTGCATGAATCGCTACAACTGA